The nucleotide window aaataatgtctccaaatctttaagCCGAACACTACCGCTGCCAATTCTAGATCGTGAGTCGGGTAGTTTACTTCATGCggcttcaattgtcttgaagcataagcgataactCTTCCCCTTTGCATCAGAATTCAGCCTAATCCCTGGTGTGAAGCGTCTGAATAGACCACCAGGTCTTCAGTTCCATCCGGTAATGTCATGACTGGGGGACGTGATAGTTTCTCCTTTAACATTTGAAAAGCCTCCTCCTATTCTTTACCCCACAcaaacttctctttctttcttgtcaGTTTTGTTAAGGATAAGgctatctttgaaaaatcctgTATGAACCTTCTATAATACCCCGCAAGgcccagaaaacttcttatctctgtCGGGTTCTTCGGAGAAACCCACTTCATTACAGCATCAATCTTTGAGGGATCAACTAAAACACCCTCCGAATTGATCACATGCCCCAGAAACTGCACTTCTCTGAGCCAAAaggcgcattttgagaattttgcGTACAGTTTCTCCTTACGGAGAACTTCAAGTACTTCACGCAAGTGCATTGCATGTTCGTCTTTGCTTCGTGAATAAACTAGAATATCGTCTATGAACACAATCACAGATTTATCCAACATAGATCGGCAtacccggttcataagatccataaacgcACCCGGCGCATTCGTCAATCCAAACGACATGACTAGGAattcgtaatgcccataacgggttctaaacgcggtctttggaatatcttcttcccGTACCCTAACTTGATGGTACCCCGAACGCAGGTCTATCTTCGAGAACCAACTcaccccttgtaattgatcaaaaaggtcatcaattctaggtaaagggtagcggttctttacGGTTAgcttatttaattctctatagtCGACACACATgcgcatcgacccgtctttctttttaacaaataggacaggtgctccccaaggcgacacacttGGGCGTATGAAGCCCTTATCTAGAAGATCTTGTAATTGTGTCATTAATTCCCGCATCTCAGTGGGAGCCAACCTATATGGAGCCTTCGCAACCGGTTTCGCACCCGGATTCAATTCGATACGAAATTCTACATCTCGCTCGGGAGGGAGTCCCGACAattcttccggaaatacatctggaaATTCGTTTCGACGTCTTCAAACTTCAGGGAGCCTTGTTGAGTATCTACCACGTAAGCCAAGTATGCCCTACTCCCATTAAGTACATACTTAATGGCTTGAACAAGAGTACATAACTTCGCTTCCACCTTTCTTTCGCCTTGTATGTTTAATCGCCTTCCACTTGGAGATTGGAGAAGTATAGTTTTGGTTTCGCAATTTATCTCCGCGTGGTTTTTAGAcatccaatccatacccactattacTTTAAACTCCCCCAAATTcataggtatgagatcaataTCAAACTCCTCATCTTCAATGGTTAATTTACAATTCTTACGTATTTCGTGCAACAAATAATTTTTGCTATCTGCTAtttctacttctaagggcatcgACATTCGTTCAATCTTAAAGGAAGGATGTTGTACGATTTCACTAGAGATAAATGACATAGTGGCTCCGGTATCAAATAAAACATGAACCGACATAGAATTTAACAGAAAGATACCTGAAACAACATTCGGATGAACCTTAGCCTCCTCGGATGTAATTTGAAACATTCTTCCTTTAGCCCTAGAACCCTCTTGCTTTTTATCTTCCTTTTTCGACTCTTGCAGAAGTTTTGGGCATTCCGaattgatgtgccctttttcaaaACAGTTGAAGCAAGTCTTTGGGCTATTTGGACATTGATAAGATGAATGTCCCTCCTTACCACATTTGTAACACCCCTTTTTGCCTAACAAACACTCTCCGGTATGGAGTTTCCCACAATTCTTGCAAGGAGTAATTCCACCTTTTGACTTACCCTTCCTTCCTTGATCCTGAAACTTCCCCTTTTTAGATGGACTGGAACTTGCACCCCTTTCACTTGGTCTCTTTTCACCTCGCTCTTCTTGCCTTTTAATTTCAATCTCTCTATCCCGTGCTAAATTAATAAGCTCATCAAGGGTTTCACATTTTGAGGGAGTGATGAACTCTCTAATTTCTGCCTTTAACACGCCATAGAAACGATTGATCTTCATTCTTTCAGTTGTTACAAAATCCccacagaacttcatcttatccatgaaAGCGTTTGATATTTCGTTTACTGACTCATTTTTCTGCCAGAGGCGTAAGAAATCCTCCTGAATCTTGTCGATAACCGACTGAGGACAATGATATCTCATGAAGGGCTCCTTGAATTCTTGCCAAGTCATAAATTGAAGTCTATCTTCGCCTATTTCCTTACTGTgcgcatcccaccaatctttcgcttgATGGGTTAGTTGACCGGTAGcgaacatcacttgatcttccttATCGCACCGACTTCGTATAAATACCGCCTCTATATTCGAAATCCATCTTTGACATTCGATTGGATCGATTTTACCGTCATACGTTGTTGGATGGCATGCCATAAAATCTTTATATGTGCACCTTCGTTCCTTGCCTTTACTTTTGGACCCCTCAATTAGTTCTTTCAATTCCTCAATCTTACTGGTCATCATAGCATCCACGACTCCCAAAACTCGGCTTTCTACTTCTTGAGCTAATCGGGGAAGATTAGCTTGCTTAACCCCTTCCGCTACTTCTGTGACTTTGTTCTCAAATGCTTCTTGTCTAaccatatcatcatcatcatcattaacgtTGCTTGCATCAGCCATCTATACAATAGCATATTTTCGTTTAATACTAATCACAAACTTTCCGTATATCATTGTTCATTAATCAGCATTTACTTAATCCATCTCATGCAATTCGGTTCATCACTTTTGATTCTTACGAATTCATTCTTGTTGAAATCACTAATTGTGATTACATACACCTCTTAAGCCTTATATGAATTCTACTTAGTCATGAAATAAGTTTTTGGATAGCCCGGCAACACAAAAcgtgaaaaacaaaaaaaatcagcAAATCGATATTGtgtaagccgtcggcgacggctaggatgcccgtcggcgacgggctcttaAAATGGGCGTCGGACATGTTTACCCGTAGACATGGTATTAGGGCGTCGGACGGGGGTATGGCGTCGGCGACGGGTGTCTGGCCGTCGGCGACCGCCAGCCGTTTGTTAGTCCGCTGCAGCTTCGTTTTTTAACGTTTTAATTCTTTCTCGGGTCTGTTTTCCAGCCGTACGGTACCTGGAATTCATTGTTTTGCCACCCATAATGATTACTTCACATCCTTA belongs to Helianthus annuus cultivar XRQ/B chromosome 5, HanXRQr2.0-SUNRISE, whole genome shotgun sequence and includes:
- the LOC110926769 gene encoding uncharacterized protein LOC110926769, producing the protein MADASNVNDDDDDMVRQEAFENKVTEVAEGVKQANLPRLAQEVESRVLGVVDAMMTSKIEELKELIEGSKSKGKERRCTYKDFMACHPTTYDGKIDPIECQRWISNIEAVFIRSRCDKEDQVMFATGQLTHQAKDWWDAHSKEIGEDRLQFMTWQEFKEPFMRYHCPQSVIDKIQEDFLRLWQKNESVNEISNAFMDKMKFCGDFVTTERMKINRFYGVLKAEIREFITPSKCETLDELINLARDREIEIKRQEERGEKRPSERGASSSPSKKGKFQDQGRKGKSKGGITPCKNCGKLHTGECLLGKKGCYKCGKEGHSSYQCPNSPKTCFNCFEKGHINSECPKLLQESKKEDKKQEGSRAKGRMFQITSEEAKVHPNVVSGIFLLNSMSVHVLFDTGATMSFISSEIVQHPSFKIERMSMPLEVEIADSKNYLLHEIRKNCKLTIEDEEFDIDLIPMNLGEFKVIVGMDWMSKNHAEINCETKTILLQSPSGRRLNIQGERKVEAKLCTLVQAIKYVLNGSRAYLAYVVDTQQGSLKFEDVETNFQMYFRKNCRDSLPSEM